A stretch of the Mycobacterium shigaense genome encodes the following:
- the argJ gene encoding bifunctional glutamate N-acetyltransferase/amino-acid acetyltransferase ArgJ produces MSEAVAARLVRTQGVTAPGGFRAAGIAAGIKKSGARDLALVFSEGPDYAAAGVFTQNQVKAAPVLWSQQVLTTGALRAVILNSGGANACTGPGGFQDSHATAEAVAAALSDWGTETGAIEVAVCSTGLIGDRLPMDKVLAGVTQVVHEMAGGLSGGDEAAQAIMTTDTVPKQVALHHQDNWTVGGMAKGAGMLAPSLATMLCVLTTDAVADHAALDRALRCAAARTFDRLDIDGCCSTNDTVLLLASGASGIAPAQTDLEDAVLRVCEDLCVQLQADAEGVTKRVTVTVAGALSEGQALLAARAVARDSLVKTAMFGSDPNWGRVVAAVGLAPTVTVDPDRITVSFNGSAVCVNGVGAPGSREVDLSAPDVDVLVDLGLGDGQASIRTTDLSHAYVEENSAYST; encoded by the coding sequence ATGAGTGAAGCGGTGGCCGCACGGTTGGTGCGCACCCAGGGCGTCACCGCGCCGGGCGGATTTCGGGCGGCCGGGATCGCCGCCGGGATCAAGAAATCCGGGGCACGGGACCTGGCGCTGGTCTTCAGCGAGGGACCCGATTACGCCGCGGCGGGGGTCTTCACGCAAAACCAGGTGAAGGCCGCGCCGGTGCTGTGGAGCCAGCAGGTGCTGACTACCGGAGCGTTGCGCGCGGTGATCCTCAACTCCGGCGGGGCCAACGCCTGCACAGGGCCGGGGGGATTCCAGGACAGCCATGCCACGGCGGAAGCGGTCGCCGCGGCGTTGTCGGACTGGGGCACCGAGACCGGGGCCATCGAGGTCGCCGTCTGCTCCACCGGGCTGATCGGCGACCGGCTGCCGATGGACAAGGTGCTGGCCGGCGTCACGCAGGTCGTGCACGAGATGGCCGGCGGACTGTCCGGCGGCGACGAGGCCGCGCAGGCCATCATGACCACCGACACCGTGCCCAAACAGGTTGCGCTGCATCATCAGGACAACTGGACGGTCGGCGGCATGGCTAAGGGCGCGGGCATGCTGGCGCCGTCGCTGGCGACGATGCTGTGCGTGTTGACCACCGACGCGGTCGCCGACCACGCGGCTCTCGACCGGGCGTTGCGGTGTGCGGCGGCCCGCACCTTCGACCGGCTCGACATCGACGGCTGCTGTTCCACCAACGACACCGTGCTGTTGCTGGCGTCGGGCGCCAGCGGAATCGCGCCGGCCCAAACAGATCTCGAGGACGCCGTGCTGCGGGTCTGCGAGGACCTGTGCGTGCAGCTGCAGGCCGACGCCGAGGGCGTCACCAAGCGCGTGACCGTGACCGTGGCCGGGGCGCTGTCCGAGGGCCAGGCTCTGCTGGCCGCCCGGGCCGTCGCCCGTGACAGCCTGGTCAAGACCGCGATGTTCGGATCGGACCCCAACTGGGGCCGGGTGGTCGCGGCCGTCGGCCTCGCGCCGACTGTCACCGTCGACCCCGATCGAATCACCGTGTCGTTCAACGGTTCTGCCGTATGCGTCAATGGCGTGGGAGCCCCCGGCTCGCGCGAGGTCGACCTCTCGGCACCCGACGTCGACGTCCTGGTGGACCTCGGGCTCGGCGACGGGCAGGCCAGCATCCGGACCACTGATCTGTCGCACGCCTACGTCGAAGAGAATTCGGCCTACAGCACATGA
- the argC gene encoding N-acetyl-gamma-glutamyl-phosphate reductase, with protein MADVMRVAVAGASGYAGGEILRLLLGHPAYADGRLTIGALTAAASAGSTLAEHHPHLTPLAQRVVEPTELSVLRGHDVVFLGLPHGHSAALAEQLGAETVVIDCGADFRLTDAAAWERYYGSPYAGSWPYGLPELPGARERLRGATRIAVPGCYPTAALLALLPAVAGDLVDPAVTVVAVSGTSGAGRAAKTDLLGSEVIGSARAYNIAGAHRHTPEIAQGLRTVSDRDVSVSFTPVLIPTSRGILATCTAHTRTPLSQLRAAYEKAYDAEPFIHLLPEGQLPRTGSVIGSNAAHVAVAVDEEAETFIAIAAIDNLVKGTGGAAVQSMNLALGWPETEGLSVVGVAP; from the coding sequence ATGGCCGACGTGATGAGGGTGGCGGTTGCCGGTGCCAGCGGCTACGCGGGTGGGGAGATTCTGCGGCTACTGCTCGGGCACCCGGCCTACGCCGACGGACGGCTGACGATCGGCGCGCTGACCGCGGCGGCTAGCGCCGGTAGCACGCTCGCCGAGCATCATCCGCACCTGACGCCGCTGGCGCAGCGCGTGGTCGAGCCCACCGAGCTGTCCGTGCTGCGTGGTCACGACGTCGTGTTTCTGGGCCTACCGCATGGGCATTCGGCCGCGCTGGCCGAACAGCTCGGCGCCGAAACGGTGGTCATCGATTGCGGCGCGGACTTCCGGCTCACCGATGCCGCCGCGTGGGAGCGGTACTACGGGTCGCCGTACGCGGGCAGCTGGCCCTACGGCCTACCGGAGCTGCCCGGCGCGCGGGAACGGCTGCGCGGCGCCACCCGCATCGCGGTGCCCGGCTGCTATCCGACGGCGGCACTGCTCGCGCTGCTGCCCGCGGTGGCCGGGGACCTGGTCGACCCCGCGGTGACCGTCGTCGCCGTCAGCGGCACCTCCGGGGCCGGCCGCGCGGCCAAGACCGACCTGCTCGGCTCGGAGGTCATCGGATCGGCGCGCGCCTACAACATCGCCGGCGCCCACCGGCACACCCCGGAGATCGCTCAGGGCCTGCGGACCGTCAGCGACCGCGACGTCAGCGTCTCGTTCACCCCGGTGCTCATCCCGACGTCCCGGGGCATCCTGGCCACCTGCACCGCGCACACCCGCACACCGCTGTCGCAACTGCGGGCGGCTTATGAAAAGGCTTATGATGCAGAGCCGTTCATCCACCTGCTGCCGGAGGGGCAGCTGCCCCGCACCGGCTCGGTAATCGGCAGCAACGCCGCGCACGTCGCCGTCGCGGTCGACGAGGAGGCCGAGACGTTCATCGCGATCGCGGCAATCGACAACCTGGTCAAGGGAACCGGCGGCGCCGCGGTGCAGTCGATGAATCTGGCGTTGGGTTGGCCGGAGACGGAAGGACTTTCGGTTGTCGGGGTGGCGCCATGA
- the argB gene encoding acetylglutamate kinase: protein MTVATDALSTQVKAQVLAEALPWLKQLNGKIVVIKYGGNAMTDDGLRYAFAADMAFLRNCGVHPVVVHGGGPQITAMLRRLGIDKGDFKGGFRVTTPEVLEVARMVLFGQVGRELVNLINAHGPYAVGITGEDAQLFTAVRRSVTVDGVATDIGLVGDVDTVNTAALLDLIAAQRIPVVSTLAPDAEGVVHNINADTAAAALAEALGAEKLLMLTDVEGLYTSWPDRDSLVSEIDTATLAQLLPSLETGMIPKVEACLRAVTAGVPSAHVIDGRVEHCVLVELFTDAGTGTKVVPA from the coding sequence ATAACCGTGGCGACCGACGCGCTGTCCACCCAGGTCAAGGCGCAGGTGCTGGCCGAGGCGCTGCCCTGGCTCAAGCAACTGAACGGCAAGATCGTCGTAATCAAGTACGGCGGCAACGCCATGACCGACGACGGCCTGCGGTACGCATTCGCCGCTGACATGGCGTTCCTGCGCAACTGCGGAGTCCATCCGGTGGTGGTGCACGGGGGCGGACCGCAGATCACCGCCATGCTGCGCCGCCTGGGCATCGACAAGGGCGACTTCAAGGGCGGATTCCGGGTCACCACACCGGAAGTGCTCGAGGTGGCGCGGATGGTGTTGTTCGGGCAGGTCGGCCGCGAGCTGGTGAACCTGATCAACGCGCACGGCCCCTACGCCGTGGGTATCACCGGCGAGGACGCCCAGCTATTCACCGCGGTTCGGCGCAGCGTTACCGTCGACGGCGTGGCCACCGACATCGGCCTGGTCGGCGACGTCGACACGGTGAACACCGCGGCGCTGCTGGATCTCATCGCGGCGCAGCGTATTCCGGTGGTCTCCACGCTAGCGCCGGATGCTGAAGGTGTGGTGCACAATATCAACGCCGACACCGCCGCGGCGGCGTTGGCCGAAGCCCTGGGAGCGGAAAAACTGTTGATGCTCACCGATGTAGAAGGCCTGTACACCAGCTGGCCGGACCGCGATTCGCTGGTCAGCGAAATCGACACCGCCACACTGGCACAACTGCTGCCCAGCCTGGAGACCGGCATGATCCCGAAGGTCGAGGCGTGCCTACGGGCGGTGACCGCGGGTGTGCCCAGCGCCCACGTCATCGACGGCCGGGTCGAGCACTGCGTGCTCGTGGAGCTGTTCACCGACGCGGGCACCGGCACCAAGGTGGTGCCCGCATGA